TTAATCTCTCGTGTGTGTATATTTAGCACCTATGATTGTAAGCTTAAGAAATTTCAATAAGCTCAGCTCTTGTAACAGAATTTCTGTTCATGTTATTAGGTATCCAGCTGATCTTTTCAGGAGGGCTAAAATACATTCAGTATTGGATTGGCATCATTCTAACTTACGTAGTGGTGCAGGTATGTAACTCAAaagatgttttttctttctgataATTCTAAATTCATTCTAACTTCTTCATACCATAGCTTTTATATTGAGTAGATAAAGCTTTCTTTCATATTTACAATGGTTATAATGGGGTTTCACGTGTAAGAAAGACTCATCacagaacaaaaaaataatccCACAAATATAATCGCTTACTAATTACAgcttatattaataaaataaaaattaaaaaaactaactttAATCAAATGTATATAACCAACCGTTCATATTCGCATAGATTGGGGAGAAGTGTGCCACAGGgacttattttttcttgtttttttatcttttccagCTCCATTAATATTCAATACTGTTCTTGCACCTTTGTTCGGCCGTCCTCTGAATCCTCAAGCAGCTGCTGAAGCTGAGAAGCTGTTATCCAAGTCGCTTTCAAAAATTGAGTCATTTTGGCTGAAGGGGAATGGGAAATATTTGCTAGGTGGCCTCAAACCATCCATAGCTGATCTTAGTCTGGTTTGTGAAATTATGGAACTAGAGGTACAGTACACACACTGGTGCAAATACATCTAATTGCTTTTTTTGAGATCACTTCAAGACCTTCAAGAAAAACCAATTTCATTGTTTACTTTCTGAAGGAGCTCGTAGAACCAACCAGTAATCGGTTTGCCAgccctttcttttcatttgttaaaaTCTACAAAAAGTTTTAGGACGGAGCTTATACTTATTATGTTGCAAAACAATCCCATATATCGCCTTCATCCCTGTTTGGTTTTCACTTGATCTAATGGTAGCAAGGATTTTTTAATATGCAGCTTTTGGACGAGAAGGATCGGAGTCGTATTCTAGGTCCACACCCGAAAGTGAGGGAGTGGATTGAGAATACTAGAAATGCTACAAACCCACATTTTGACGAGTTTCATAAGATTCTCTTCAAGCTCAAGGAAACTCTACAAAAGCAGCACTCCCTGAAACTGACttcaaaaatttgaagttttcttAACACCCAACTGTTGTAGGACCAGAAAGGTTGTCCCGTGAAATTAGTCAATGTAGTTGACTCATACACTCACGgatatcaaaaagaaaaaaaaagatgtgaaGTTTTAGGTGTTTGTCTTGTTAATGCAATAGAATAAATGCCATAAAAGGAAAGGTGTGAAGATGATTATGAATGTAAGTAATCTGTTGGGTTACTTTTGATAGATGAGGAAGAACTTGGTTTGATCTGTGTAATCCAAACGTCCCACAGTTTCATTTATAGATTATACTCATTTTGTACATCTTCAAttattccatttcttttttccttcgtGAACTCTAAACTCAAACATTAGAggtcaaattctagagattgagGCTGTGAAGAGATGAAATTTCTGCAGTGGTAGGTGAAAGGCGAAAGCTTTTAGAGAAATTAATTACGAGTAGAGTGAAAAatgttggaaaaataaattttttgtctGCATAATAAAATCATCTAAACtctaatataaaattcaacaaattgttgactaatggaaaagaaacatataaatttcaaattttgtattgaaaTCATAGGCTTAGTACACTTtatggttttgaattttagatttgacaTCTATTTGTTAAATgaagtttcaaaatcaaaagttgcATTtaatttcctattttttttaaaaaaagatgattaTTTGACCATTAATTGGAGATTTGTGTAGGGAGTACCATTTTTAGGggtctaattaaaatttggcacaatattcaaatttactcGAAAACAGTCTTTTGACTGACGAATTCTCGTTTTTGGTTCTAGCTTCCTTTTCTAGCATCTGGTTCTAGCTCtagctcttttttttctagtttgaTCATTAGGccgtttttctttattatttttttgttctagtTTCTCATTCGAGTTCCTCGTCAAATACaagtacaattttttttctctttattcagattcttctttttgttttgatctcTCAGCTTATTGCTTCTTCCTCTTATTCTTCACCAGACATACAGCTAGTTTTTCATTATGAAAAAGTAGaacgaacaaaaaaaaattgaagaacaaaaagaagaaaaacatattagaTGATGAcgcaaaaaaacaaaaagaaacggaaacaaaaaagaagaaaaaacgagagagagagaaaagaaaaaagaaaaaagcagaaaaaagttaacaaaaagAACGCACAATGAGGAAGGGAGAAAGATGGGTTTTAATTTCATAGGATGATGATATCAACAGTAGAAGGCCaaatctcttttatttttttaactctgaggttatttttcatttggagaCCCTTATGAGTCCTTTGTACAATTATTTCCATTAGGGGTAGGGGCCATGCAAAAAGCATCCGATGTATCAACCACGACCGCCATGGCGAATGGCGACACTGACAGTATTCATGAGAAATgagagaaggaaagaagaacaggaaagaagaaaagaacagGGAAGGAGAGAACAATATTACCAAAACATTgcttatacttttatttaatttgtcaaGTCACCAATATActcataatttaatattatcttTCCCTCAGTCAACTAACAGTTAAATGAgttcaaaaaatattcaaaactctgagaataaaaaaaaaaaaaaaaaaaaaggacaaattGGATATCTCAAACccaatattaaaatcaaaatcaaaagtggGAGACATGGGAGTTTTTAGACAGAGATGAACATATTCATTTGTATTGATTATGGCAAGCAACAAAGAGAGGAAACCTCCTTAAATGCTTTCATTTAACTATTTCAACATTAAGGGCATCCTCCCTACAGCATCTAACGCATTTATGCAAGAACTTCATTTCTCTGGCGCTCAGTCATAGCATATacaagaacaaagaaataaactcAAACCACAAAAAGTAGTATtacatttttgtatatatatctatatatatctatatatctaatttataTATCTGATCATCTATGTGTTAGCTCAAACCTCATCTATGATGAAAGTGCAAGTTCCGCCCAAGCAAGAGAAGAAGCTTTCAACTCAACAGAGAATGAGGTATCAATTCTGGTCTCTAACATGCTGCATAAGTCCTGCATACAAATCAGCTTGGCTGGCTGTGGATGAATGCAAAGATTTACAACCTCACATATCGTCCTCAGATCTTCATCTGCAAAATGCTTCACTTCTGGGTCTACCAAGCAGGACATCCCATCTGGTGATTCGAGGTATTCCTTGGCCTGATGAGAACAGGAcaggtttttagttttttagaatataatcAGTGGTTTAGCATTGTTGTAACAACAAAGTTTCTGTCAAAAAGATTGAAGATAATTGAGTTTCTTACCCAGTCTACTAAGCATTCTTTGTCCTTACAGTATGGAGGTCTCCCACTGACTACTTCCAGTAAAAGAACACCAAATGCGTAAATGTTACTTTCTATGTCGAGATGACGTGGTTCAAGCGAACTTGGAAGAATACATTGAGTGACTTGGTTTCCAATGGAGCCTGAGTTCTTTTCAGACCTTGAAAGAATGGTCTTCCAGCTTTCAAAGTCAACCAGCTGCAGTTGAAGCCAAGAAACCTCTCATTAAGATCCAAGGATTATAAGAGATCGTTTGTAAGATTGTAAAATAGCAGGGAACATATTTCAGCAGTTTGTATACTGGCAGAACCTTGGGTGAGAAGTCATCTGTAAGATATACAGCACCCGAATTCAACTCTGATATAGTAAATGGTGGTTGAAGTTCACTATGAAGATACTTAAGTCCGCGGGCCATGCCCAGAATTATATTCATGCGACGTGTCCAGGATAAACAACCTTCTCCATCTGCAAGCACACAACAGTTATCTCCAAAGTAATGAATTTGGttaaggtaaaagaaaaaagggacTCGACTTACAATGAAGGTGCTCATATAACGTGCCATTTGATGCATATTCAAAAACCAGCATCCTAGTAAATGGACTGCTTTCTTTACAATAGCCTAGCAACTTTCCTACGTTCTCATGATTTAGTCTTGCTAGATCTGCCACCTGAAGAGGAATTGAACAAAGACAACCATTCAATTGATTTAGCAGCTCTCCGGGATTCAATCATACACATGACGGTTCAAAAATCTTCCAAAATGAGTACTTCAAGGAACTTAGAACTACAGCTACAGTTGTAGATGATCATACCTCTCGCTGAAAATAAAGCTCGAGATAGTCTGTCcagttttcttctttaatgcATATTGAGATAACAGCAATCTCAGGTCCACCTTTCATGGTGCCCTTGTACACTATACTATCTGGTGAGGAGCCAATAATATTACTGAAATCTTCACAGGCTACTTCAAGCTCTTGCCTGCTGATGCTTGGCACATCTTTCAACATCTCAGTGTCTgtcaataaatcataaaagttTAAGCACGTTTACAACAAACAAAGAGGTAGCTACATCGACACAAAGAAGTTTAAGCTATGAAGCATACCGATGTGAAGGGTAACATGGTCCTTCCCACTTGAGGATTTCTTCCATGGGATGATGATCGAGGATTTTCCGTTGCATCTCCGAAGAGAAGTGATCACAGCAACTATAAATAAAGAACCCGTCGTGATTCCAGTGATGATTTCAAGGGTTAGAAGCCAGGCAGGTTTTGGAGCTCTTTGGTGTTTCGAAGCATGTTCAACTGGTGCATGCTTAGAGCTGCCTCCTGGATGTGATTGAGCAGGAGAAGCACCAGCACCTACAACAGAAAATTGCAATCACAAACTTCAGTGACCGGAATTCAGTTGTTAATAGCTGTTGGCGATGACCATTAATCAGATGTAAGGTAGAAATTCTGAGAAATGAACTGGTTGCATATTTGAGTGTTCAAACCCAAGGCCTTtgcataaatatattaaaccacTTCCATTTCTAGCTTAGAAACCCAAATATAACGGTTTGACAACTTGGAACCAACAAGACCTGAATTAGCTGCATGTCTGTGtgttacttcaaaatattgGTCTATAAAATTCTAATATAAACCTAGGAAAACAACTAGAAGCGTACAGTATATCCACCTGCACAGGCTTATATACATAAAACTATGTAGTATTAAGTTATCACGGACGTCATATTTCTTAGCCATCAATATTATTTGTGGTTTTACAAATATCAAAAAAGCTATTACCCCCCAGTTCTTTCAGTAAACCATAATAAGGAATTAGTGGATGATTTCTTGTCTTCCCCACACACTCTTCCGTCTGGTTATTTGTCTTAATTCAATGTTTccaatacaaaaaaagaatatacatacatacataaatacatacacatatatagaCACACACACAGAGTAAGAAACAAGATCAATCTTACCACATTGAGCTGCAGTACGCTGTTTAGGATCATTGTATTGAAGACAGTTCCCTTGAAAACTTGACCTGTAACGGATGTAATCAGCAAAAGATAAAGAATGAAGTAACTAGTATTTATGATGAAAGAAAACCTGGAGAGATTACTTTGGGAGATGGTCCTCTAAGCACTTGGGTATTTTCCCAACAAAGAAATTGTATGAAAAATCTGCAACCTTGAGCTCAGTTAAGTGACAGAATCCAGGTGCATTTGGAGCATACCTGAAACGTGATGATAAGAGATGAGGGACAGACGACTAAAATAGATTGTTAAAGGGACCTAAAACTTAGAATTGAGTTCCCAAACAGGTTTATTCAGTCATTAAGAAGACACAAACTTTGAAGGGGAACAGAGAATCTTTTCAACTTCATCATGATGTCAACATAATGAACATAAAGAACATGTCATCCCACCTGCTTCCAATTAGACATGTAAACATTACCTTCTATGCATATTGGATGTATACTTTGAATTGTCACCATCTGGAATAGATCCTTGAAGTTTATTCCTATCAACCCTAAGTTCTCTGAGGTATCTCAAATTTCCCAGCTCAGGGGGTAGCTTCCCAGTCAACCCGTTTGATTCAAAGTTGCTGCAACAAACAATAAAGAGAAAACTAAAAGGGTAAGAAAAGTTCATGGAGAAGCAAGTTCAAAGctcaatcaaaagaaaaatgaagttaacTGCTTTCACATTTTCAGAATATCTGTTAAACCCCCAATTTCTGAGGGAATCGGGCCAGAGAGTCGATTTGTTCCCAAATCAAGGACCTTAAGTTTCTTCAATAATCCCAGCTCCTTGGGAATTGTTCCAAGAAGATTGTTGTCATGAAGATACAGTTCTTGCAGGAAGCTTAGTTGACCCAAGCTTGGTGCTAGAAATCCTTTCAGTGATGCCCTAGAAATGTCTCTGCAACATCAAACCGAATTCAGTGTCttaaattcaatcaattatAGCTGAATGCAgagcaaaataaaaggaaaaaagaaacgtACTCACAGCTTTATAACATGGCCTCCATCTGGAGAACAGGCAATTCCAGACCAGTTACAGGGATTTTTTTCAACTTGTAAATcccaatttgaaaaaactcgAGTTGGGTCTTCAGATATTTGATCTTTGAAGGATTTAAGAGCCGATGCTAGAGAAAAGTAGAAAGCGAAGAACATCCCAGTCACAGGCTATACATAAATTACATTAACCAATTGTAATTCTGagagtttcttctttttctttcttctcagCAAATTGATATAACTTGAGCCAGATATAGAAACATAACTACAAAAATACAGTAAACTTTGATCTAAAAGCAGAAACAGAAGCATGATTTTATCAAGATCCTGATCCCACTACTTGAGTAACACACTAAAACTCTGCATCACTTCACAACACAGGATTTGCTCAGAAACTATTATTTCCACTTACCATTCCTAAACTGACTATCTTTGTGAAGccaattctaaaacaaaactaagcATATCATCTCTTGAATTTACCCTTctaaagaaatttagaaaatataccAACAAAAGATCAAGATCTAGCAGAGAAGTCCATCTACCTTCATTCAACGCAAAGGAATCACTGGTCACAATAAGAACTGCAGAGATCAGACAGAAAATCTGGACAGAAGCAAAATATCCCATTCTCTCTCAGTTTTCCCAAAGAAGAACAAAACCCAGATAGCTCAATCAACCGGCATTGCCCAAAGAAACGAAAAACccacaaaacaaaatgaagaagaagagtgaaACAGCCTTAGGAATTCGATGAAGTAGGGGATGTTGTTCTTATCAAGACAATAACTCTGCATCCTACTAAAACTTTAATCTACTAATTCAAGAAGTGGGTTCAGGTTCAATACAGAGATAGAATCAGTAGATTAGAAGTAAATGAGATGAAACACAGAACAGGGAAGACTTCATTActcgcaaaaaaaaaaaaaagaaaaaaagaaaaactagcAAACcagagaaaagagaagagaagtttTGCAATATGAAGAACACTTAAGTTAGTGAAACTTGGATTAGAAGAGAGGTTTTGAGGAATAGTAAAAGAGGGAGAAGGgttgttgaagaaaatgaaaagggttgtgaaattggaagaaatgAAAGCGATGGATAGAACTTTTCGGTGCCAAATCTGGAGTTTTCTGCAGCTCCtcactcactcactcactTTGATTTGGCGGTTCCtatttgctttttctttaaaatgaaacCATTGGTCCATTACAGTGATTCTTCCtattgcttcttcttcttcatcttcttcttgttgTAGTGACAGTGGTTGGCTTGGAATTAGATGGCCTAAGACTCCATAaacatcatcttcttcttttctattctGCTAATGATTGCATTACATTACACAAGacatttgtttaatttttcttcccttAATTAACTCTTTCATGGAATTTTCTTTCCACATTATCTAATCTTGTAATTGAttgggttttcttttcatcttcattctttctctatatatattaaatcttcatcaaaaaaattaatatgatataatttatattaatttgagatCAAACGTAAAAATTATCaccaaatttacaatattttgttatatttataaattttttcaaccctttttcctttacaataatttttcttttttttaccttatatgctaaaaatagttcaaatttcaaaaatcataaaaaaaatgtttatttatgaatttagattttttttctttttcttttttgtgcttttataacttatttttctaaatttttatcgAGTAATacacaatttttatttctaacttttaagtaaaaaagaaaaaaataatttttctcgccatttgattgttatactttcaaattaataacattttagtcTATAGATTTGTACTAAACTAGTCAAAATCGTGAGAGAAAAGTATTCCAAGTTGTAGGccaaattttattagacaACTCAATTCTTactttataaacaaattagattcttaattattttataaatacaaatgttattaaattttataaatactttttttaacaattcTGAAACTCTACCCAAcgaaatcacaaaaaaaaaacctttttatgaaaattcatGTTTATATGTACCTAATATTTTAGGTCATTTTCAGTTTGATGctttaattttccaaatttgTCGATTCTTACATTGAAtgtattaaaattcaataacttCAATTTATTGAATCTATTAAATTtgtccatttttctttaaattgcTAAATTAAAATCTGTATGtcaatattcaatttaattttcgttcaatatttgttaacatagacatgtttttttaaaaaataaatattaacattCATTTAAATACTCTTAATCCGTAGATTAGAAGTCTCAAACTTCTTGACTTCAGAACAATAAACATTTACACAtatctaattatttgaattcaaaattgagtatattaaaaaaattacaagttgattattatataaagaaagagagaaaacaatataattaaaaaagaaaattgaaaggaaacatcatatcaataatatcaagtacaataaatatttaaatgtatggTTGTTGTTTGCTagaatttataataattaacttaGCATATGATATGACCCACTCATAAACAACTTTAACGCTTTGGTCCACCCCTTTGCATAATCAAACACCGTCTATGTTTAAATAAATCGATATTaattcatattcaaatttcataaatagaaaaaaagaaaagaaatatggaCATACCGATTGATAATTTTGACTTAAAAAACGAATTAT
This is a stretch of genomic DNA from Cucumis sativus cultivar 9930 chromosome 4, Cucumber_9930_V3, whole genome shotgun sequence. It encodes these proteins:
- the LOC101211608 gene encoding glutathione S-transferase T1; this encodes MALKVYADRMSQPSRAVLIFCKVNGIAFEEVKVTLSKFEHLTPEFKEINPMGKVPVIVDGRFKLFESHAILIYISCAFPGVADHWYPADLFRRAKIHSVLDWHHSNLRSGAAPLIFNTVLAPLFGRPLNPQAAAEAEKLLSKSLSKIESFWLKGNGKYLLGGLKPSIADLSLVCEIMELELLDEKDRSRILGPHPKVREWIENTRNATNPHFDEFHKILFKLKETLQKQHSLKLTSKI
- the LOC101211360 gene encoding probable LRR receptor-like serine/threonine-protein kinase At1g63430 isoform X1; translated protein: MGYFASVQIFCLISAVLIVTSDSFALNEASALKSFKDQISEDPTRVFSNWDLQVEKNPCNWSGIACSPDGGHVIKLDISRASLKGFLAPSLGQLSFLQELYLHDNNLLGTIPKELGLLKKLKVLDLGTNRLSGPIPSEIGGLTDILKINFESNGLTGKLPPELGNLRYLRELRVDRNKLQGSIPDGDNSKYTSNMHRRYAPNAPGFCHLTELKVADFSYNFFVGKIPKCLEDHLPKSSFQGNCLQYNDPKQRTAAQCGAGASPAQSHPGGSSKHAPVEHASKHQRAPKPAWLLTLEIITGITTGSLFIVAVITSLRRCNGKSSIIIPWKKSSSGKDHVTLHIDTEMLKDVPSISRQELEVACEDFSNIIGSSPDSIVYKGTMKGGPEIAVISICIKEENWTDYLELYFQREVADLARLNHENVGKLLGYCKESSPFTRMLVFEYASNGTLYEHLHYGEGCLSWTRRMNIILGMARGLKYLHSELQPPFTISELNSGAVYLTDDFSPKLVDFESWKTILSRSEKNSGSIGNQVTQCILPSSLEPRHLDIESNIYAFGVLLLEVVSGRPPYCKDKECLVDWAKEYLESPDGMSCLVDPEVKHFADEDLRTICEVVNLCIHPQPAKLICMQDLCSMLETRIDTSFSVELKASSLAWAELALSS
- the LOC101211360 gene encoding probable LRR receptor-like serine/threonine-protein kinase At1g63430 isoform X2, producing MKPVTGMFFAFYFSLASALKSFKDQISEDPTRVFSNWDLQVEKNPCNWSGIACSPDGGHVIKLDISRASLKGFLAPSLGQLSFLQELYLHDNNLLGTIPKELGLLKKLKVLDLGTNRLSGPIPSEIGGLTDILKINFESNGLTGKLPPELGNLRYLRELRVDRNKLQGSIPDGDNSKYTSNMHRRYAPNAPGFCHLTELKVADFSYNFFVGKIPKCLEDHLPKSSFQGNCLQYNDPKQRTAAQCGAGASPAQSHPGGSSKHAPVEHASKHQRAPKPAWLLTLEIITGITTGSLFIVAVITSLRRCNGKSSIIIPWKKSSSGKDHVTLHIDTEMLKDVPSISRQELEVACEDFSNIIGSSPDSIVYKGTMKGGPEIAVISICIKEENWTDYLELYFQREVADLARLNHENVGKLLGYCKESSPFTRMLVFEYASNGTLYEHLHYGEGCLSWTRRMNIILGMARGLKYLHSELQPPFTISELNSGAVYLTDDFSPKLVDFESWKTILSRSEKNSGSIGNQVTQCILPSSLEPRHLDIESNIYAFGVLLLEVVSGRPPYCKDKECLVDWAKEYLESPDGMSCLVDPEVKHFADEDLRTICEVVNLCIHPQPAKLICMQDLCSMLETRIDTSFSVELKASSLAWAELALSS